One Desulfovibrio fairfieldensis genomic window carries:
- a CDS encoding winged helix-turn-helix transcriptional regulator: protein MAQDDADSHGSGKKPGTPVPVERHCPVEATVDIIGGKYKSLVLYKLITGTLRFSQLRRAIPCATPKMLTQQLRELERDGLVRREVFPVVPPRVEYSLTDFGRSMEPVLKAMSAWGKGYLLKQEAEGKSPQEKSV, encoded by the coding sequence ATGGCGCAAGACGACGCGGACAGCCACGGCAGCGGGAAAAAACCGGGAACGCCGGTTCCGGTGGAACGGCACTGTCCGGTGGAAGCCACCGTGGATATCATCGGCGGGAAGTATAAATCCCTGGTTCTCTACAAGCTCATTACCGGGACGTTGCGCTTTTCACAGTTGCGCAGGGCAATACCGTGCGCAACGCCCAAAATGCTGACCCAGCAACTGCGCGAACTGGAAAGGGACGGTCTGGTGCGACGGGAAGTCTTTCCCGTCGTCCCGCCCAGGGTGGAATATTCGCTGACGGATTTCGGCAGGAGCATGGAACCGGTTCTGAAGGCCATGTCCGCCTGGGGCAAGGGCTACCTGCTGAAGCAGGAGGCGGAGGGCAAAAGCCCACAGGAAAAGAGCGTCTGA
- a CDS encoding MBL fold metallo-hydrolase: protein MIFQQVRNATSIITFAGKKFLLDPFLADRGALPPVPSPHNESPNPLVPLPLPIEAIVAVDAVVVTHMHHFDHFDEAARKAVARDIPVFVQSEKEASDMRALGFTAVAALTETGVGFGEITLYRTDALHGQGEAAARNYRERGIPAEACGVVFAAPGEKTLYAAGDTLWYAGVRAALDRYQPDVVVLNAADARFHDGTPILMDADGLYEAAMAAPQATIITGHLDAVNHARLGRAGLREFVKARGLSERVRIPEDGEVCIL, encoded by the coding sequence ATGATTTTTCAACAGGTCCGCAACGCCACAAGCATTATTACCTTTGCCGGAAAGAAGTTTCTGCTGGATCCCTTTCTGGCGGACCGGGGCGCGCTTCCACCCGTGCCGTCGCCCCACAATGAAAGTCCTAATCCCCTTGTGCCCCTGCCGCTGCCCATTGAGGCCATCGTGGCTGTGGACGCGGTCGTGGTCACCCATATGCACCACTTCGATCATTTTGACGAAGCGGCCCGCAAGGCCGTTGCCAGGGACATCCCCGTCTTTGTCCAGAGCGAAAAAGAGGCTTCGGACATGCGGGCTCTGGGCTTCACCGCTGTCGCGGCTCTTACGGAAACGGGCGTCGGTTTCGGGGAGATCACGCTGTACAGAACGGATGCCCTGCACGGCCAGGGCGAAGCCGCGGCGCGCAACTACCGGGAGCGGGGTATTCCAGCCGAGGCCTGCGGCGTGGTTTTTGCCGCTCCGGGCGAGAAAACCCTGTACGCGGCCGGGGATACCCTCTGGTATGCGGGCGTGCGAGCCGCTCTGGACCGCTATCAGCCCGATGTTGTCGTGCTTAACGCCGCCGATGCCCGTTTTCATGACGGGACGCCCATCCTCATGGACGCGGACGGCCTGTACGAAGCGGCCATGGCCGCCCCTCAGGCTACGATCATCACCGGCCATCTGGATGCGGTCAATCATGCCCGGTTGGGCCGCGCCGGACTGCGGGAATTTGTGAAAGCCAGGGGGCTCTCGGAGCGGGTGCGCATTCCCGAGGACGGGGAGGTCTGTATACTGTAA